Proteins found in one Bordetella genomosp. 9 genomic segment:
- the ppk1 gene encoding polyphosphate kinase 1, protein MTSNVASPPLFLNRELSLLKFNERVLAMAENPATPLLERLRYVCIVSSNLDEFFEIRISSLKEQQRQTPNLVGADGLTPGEAYAQVQAAAHILVDRQYDLLNDDILPRLHEQGIALHHASEWNEAQQAWAREIFHRDVMPLLTPIGLDPAHPFPRVYNKSLNFIVALRGVDAFGRKASIAIVQAPRALPRLIAMPEALSGQPNGYVLLTSLMRAFVGELFPGLEMQGCYQWRVTRNSDLFVDEEEVTNLRQALQGELSQRNFGSAVRLEIDKLTPPELETFLQREFSLSATDTYRVNGPVNLSRLMQLCNVPDRPGLLFPEYRAPVPAPFNQTAVDPGTLFAAIAAGDRLLHHPYQSFQPVIDFLTAAALDPDVMAIKQTIYRTGEDSELMQILLAAARAGKEVTVVVELMARFDEQTNINWAARLEEVGAHVVYGVVGHKTHAKMAVVLRREQGRLRRYAHLGTGNYHPRTARLYTDFGLLTADPAICEDMDKVFSQLTGLGARRPLKSLLQSPFTLHESMVALIRAEARAAREGRKARIMAKMNSLLETGVIEELYEASQAGVKIDLIVRGVCALRGGVRGLSENIRVRSIVGRFLEHSRVFYFHADGKETVYLSSADWMDRNFFRRVEIAFPVQDKALKKRVIDEAFTYALRDNQLAWQQQPDGDYVRVRSRAAAFNLHEYLMGKLGGGAA, encoded by the coding sequence ATGACATCGAACGTGGCTTCTCCTCCCTTGTTCTTGAACCGGGAACTGTCGCTGCTCAAGTTCAACGAGCGCGTCCTGGCCATGGCGGAAAACCCGGCGACGCCCCTGCTGGAACGGCTGCGCTATGTGTGCATCGTCAGCTCGAATCTGGACGAATTCTTTGAAATCCGTATTTCCAGTCTCAAGGAACAGCAGAGGCAAACGCCCAACCTGGTGGGCGCGGACGGCCTGACCCCCGGCGAAGCCTATGCACAGGTGCAGGCCGCCGCGCACATCCTGGTGGATCGCCAGTACGACCTGCTGAACGACGACATACTGCCCCGGCTGCACGAGCAGGGTATTGCGCTGCATCATGCATCCGAATGGAACGAGGCGCAGCAGGCCTGGGCGCGCGAAATCTTCCATCGCGACGTCATGCCGCTGCTGACCCCGATCGGGCTGGATCCCGCGCACCCGTTCCCGCGCGTGTACAACAAGAGCCTGAACTTCATCGTGGCCTTGCGCGGCGTCGATGCCTTCGGACGCAAGGCCTCCATCGCCATCGTGCAGGCGCCGCGGGCGCTGCCGCGCCTGATCGCCATGCCGGAAGCGCTGTCCGGCCAGCCGAACGGCTACGTGCTGCTGACGTCGCTGATGCGGGCCTTCGTGGGGGAGCTGTTCCCCGGGCTGGAGATGCAGGGGTGCTATCAATGGCGCGTGACGCGCAACAGCGACCTGTTCGTCGACGAGGAAGAAGTCACCAATCTGCGGCAGGCGCTGCAGGGCGAGCTGTCGCAGCGCAACTTCGGTTCGGCCGTGCGCCTGGAAATCGACAAGCTGACGCCGCCGGAGCTGGAAACCTTCCTGCAGCGTGAATTCTCGCTGTCGGCCACCGACACCTACCGTGTGAACGGGCCGGTGAATCTGTCGCGCCTGATGCAGCTCTGCAATGTCCCCGATCGGCCGGGCCTGCTGTTTCCCGAATACCGGGCGCCCGTGCCGGCGCCCTTCAACCAGACGGCCGTCGATCCCGGCACCCTGTTCGCCGCCATCGCCGCGGGCGACCGGCTGCTGCACCATCCCTATCAGTCCTTCCAGCCGGTGATCGATTTCCTGACCGCCGCGGCGCTGGATCCGGACGTAATGGCGATCAAGCAGACCATCTACCGCACCGGCGAGGACTCCGAGCTGATGCAGATCCTGCTGGCGGCGGCGCGCGCCGGCAAGGAGGTGACGGTGGTCGTCGAGCTGATGGCGCGCTTCGACGAGCAGACCAATATCAACTGGGCGGCGCGGCTGGAAGAAGTCGGCGCCCACGTGGTGTACGGGGTGGTGGGCCACAAGACCCACGCCAAGATGGCCGTCGTCCTGCGGCGCGAGCAGGGGCGGCTGCGCCGCTACGCCCACCTGGGCACCGGCAATTACCACCCCCGCACCGCAAGGCTGTATACGGACTTCGGCCTGCTGACGGCCGATCCGGCCATCTGCGAGGACATGGACAAGGTGTTTTCGCAGTTGACGGGGCTGGGCGCGCGCCGCCCCTTGAAGTCCCTGCTGCAGTCGCCGTTCACCCTGCACGAAAGCATGGTGGCGCTGATCCGCGCCGAGGCGCGGGCGGCGCGCGAAGGCCGCAAGGCCCGCATCATGGCCAAGATGAACTCGCTGCTGGAAACCGGGGTCATCGAGGAGCTGTACGAGGCCAGCCAGGCCGGCGTCAAGATCGACCTGATCGTGCGCGGCGTCTGCGCCTTGCGCGGGGGCGTTCGCGGCTTGTCGGAGAACATCCGGGTGCGATCCATCGTCGGGCGCTTCCTGGAACACTCCCGGGTGTTCTATTTCCATGCCGACGGCAAGGAAACGGTGTACCTGTCGTCCGCCGACTGGATGGACCGCAATTTCTTCAGGCGCGTGGAGATCGCCTTCCCCGTCCAGGACAAGGCCCTGAAAAAAAGGGTCATAGATGAAGCGTTCACCTACGCCTTGCGCGACAACCAGCTGGCCTGGCAGCAGCAACCCGACGGCGACTACGTCCGCGTGCGGAGCCGCGCGGCGGCCTTCAACCTGCACGAGTACCTGATGGGCAAGCTTGGCGGCGGCGCCGCATAA
- the folP gene encoding dihydropteroate synthase has protein sequence MANNFLCGRFEFDLERPLVMGIVNVTPDSFSDGGEHDTADAAIAHARQLVEEGAHILDIGGESTRPGAAPVSEQDELARVLPLIEGLRDCGVPLSIDTFKPAVMRAVLDAGADMINDIYGFRQPGAIEAVAASRCGLCVMHMKGEPRTMQEKPEYGDLLGEIGLFLGSRAQKLRSAWVDPRRIVLDPGFGFGKTADQNYQLARRLGSLRVSSYPLLVGVSRKSMIGHATGRDVQGRLPGSIAAALACVARGAAIVRVHDVAATVDALKVWQAVEQGGIPTDIRNPVRESSK, from the coding sequence ATGGCCAATAACTTCCTGTGCGGGCGCTTCGAGTTCGACCTCGAGCGCCCGTTGGTCATGGGTATCGTCAATGTCACGCCGGATTCGTTTTCGGATGGCGGCGAACACGACACCGCCGATGCCGCGATTGCCCATGCCCGCCAACTGGTGGAAGAGGGCGCCCACATCCTGGACATAGGCGGGGAATCGACCCGCCCCGGCGCCGCGCCGGTGTCCGAACAGGACGAACTGGCGCGCGTGCTGCCTCTGATCGAAGGCCTGCGCGACTGCGGCGTCCCGCTTTCCATCGATACCTTCAAGCCGGCGGTGATGCGGGCGGTGCTGGATGCCGGCGCCGACATGATCAACGACATCTACGGTTTCAGGCAGCCCGGCGCCATCGAGGCCGTCGCCGCGTCGCGCTGCGGGCTCTGCGTCATGCACATGAAAGGCGAGCCGCGCACCATGCAGGAAAAGCCGGAGTACGGCGATCTGCTGGGCGAGATCGGCTTGTTCCTGGGATCGCGCGCGCAGAAGCTGCGCAGCGCCTGGGTCGACCCGCGCCGTATCGTTCTGGATCCGGGCTTCGGCTTCGGCAAGACGGCGGACCAGAACTATCAACTGGCCCGGCGGCTGGGCAGCCTGCGGGTGTCCAGCTATCCCCTGCTGGTGGGCGTTTCGCGCAAGTCGATGATCGGCCATGCCACGGGACGCGACGTGCAGGGCCGCCTGCCCGGCAGCATCGCCGCGGCACTGGCCTGCGTCGCGCGCGGCGCGGCCATCGTCCGCGTGCACGACGTGGCCGCGACGGTTGATGCCCTCAAAGTGTGGCAAGCTGTCGAGCAGGGGGGCATCCCCACCGATATCCGCAATCCCGTCAGGGAAAGCAGCAAGTAG
- the ftsH gene encoding ATP-dependent zinc metalloprotease FtsH encodes MNNSFSKVAVWMVIALVLFTVFKQFDGRTQSQDGVSYTQFMDDAKAGRIRKVDVQGDMLYVTPDAGRPYTLTSPGDLWMVSDLLKYGVQVSGKAREEQSLLMNIFVSWFPMLLLIGVWIFFMRQMQGGGRGGAFSFGKSRARMLDENTNQITFSDVAGCDEAKEDVQELVDFLRDPSKFQKLGGRIPRGVLMVGSPGTGKTLLAKAIAGEAKVPFFSISGSDFVEMFVGVGAARVRDMFENAKKHAPCIIFIDEIDAVGRQRGAGLGGGNDEREQTLNQMLVEMDGFESGQGVIVIAATNRPDVLDPALLRPGRFDRQVVVPLPDIRGREQILKVHMRKVPLSPNVDASVLARGTPGFSGADLANLVNEAALFAARRNGRTVDMSDFEKAKDKIIMGAERRSIVMPEEERKNTAYHESGHAIVARMLPKTDPVHKVTIIPRGRALGVTMQLPESDRYSMDKQRLLSTIAVLFGGRIAEELFMDQMTTGASNDFERATAIARDIVTRYGMDQDLGPMVYAENEGEVFLGRSVTKTTHVSEATMQKVDSSIRRIIDEQYDVARKILEGNRDKVEAMAAALLEWETIDSDQIEDIISGRPPRPPKTPQGPSDTADSPPSGLAPGGNSTAPAV; translated from the coding sequence TTGAATAATTCATTTTCCAAAGTTGCGGTGTGGATGGTGATAGCGCTCGTGCTGTTCACCGTCTTCAAGCAATTCGACGGGCGTACCCAGTCCCAGGACGGCGTCAGCTATACGCAGTTCATGGACGACGCCAAGGCGGGGCGCATCCGCAAGGTCGACGTGCAGGGCGACATGCTCTACGTGACGCCGGATGCCGGCCGTCCGTACACGCTGACGTCGCCGGGCGACCTCTGGATGGTCTCCGACCTGCTCAAGTACGGCGTGCAGGTGTCCGGCAAGGCCCGCGAAGAACAGTCGCTGCTGATGAACATCTTCGTCTCGTGGTTCCCCATGCTGCTGCTGATCGGCGTGTGGATCTTCTTCATGAGACAGATGCAGGGCGGTGGGCGCGGCGGCGCATTCAGCTTCGGCAAATCGCGCGCGCGCATGCTGGATGAGAACACCAACCAGATCACCTTCTCGGACGTCGCCGGGTGCGACGAAGCCAAGGAAGACGTGCAGGAGCTGGTCGATTTCCTGCGCGATCCCAGCAAGTTCCAGAAGCTGGGCGGCCGTATTCCGCGCGGCGTGCTGATGGTGGGTTCGCCCGGTACCGGCAAGACGCTGCTGGCCAAGGCCATCGCCGGCGAGGCCAAGGTGCCTTTCTTCAGTATTTCCGGTTCGGACTTCGTGGAAATGTTCGTCGGCGTGGGCGCGGCCCGCGTGCGCGACATGTTCGAGAACGCCAAGAAGCACGCCCCCTGCATCATCTTCATCGATGAAATCGACGCGGTGGGCCGCCAGCGTGGCGCCGGCCTGGGCGGCGGCAACGACGAACGCGAACAGACCCTGAACCAGATGCTGGTGGAAATGGACGGCTTCGAGTCCGGCCAGGGCGTCATCGTGATCGCCGCCACCAACCGTCCTGACGTGCTGGATCCGGCGCTGCTGCGCCCGGGCCGCTTCGACCGCCAGGTCGTGGTGCCGCTGCCCGACATCCGTGGCCGCGAACAGATCCTGAAAGTGCACATGCGCAAGGTTCCGTTGTCGCCGAACGTGGACGCCTCCGTCCTGGCGCGCGGCACCCCGGGCTTTTCCGGCGCCGACCTGGCCAACCTGGTCAACGAAGCCGCGCTGTTCGCCGCGCGCCGCAACGGCCGCACGGTCGATATGTCGGACTTCGAAAAGGCCAAGGACAAGATCATCATGGGCGCGGAACGCCGCTCCATCGTGATGCCTGAAGAAGAGCGCAAGAACACGGCGTACCACGAATCCGGCCACGCCATCGTGGCGCGCATGCTGCCCAAGACCGATCCGGTCCACAAGGTCACCATCATTCCGCGTGGCCGTGCGCTGGGCGTCACCATGCAGCTGCCGGAAAGCGACCGCTACAGCATGGACAAGCAGCGCCTGCTGAGCACCATCGCGGTGCTGTTCGGTGGCCGTATCGCCGAAGAGCTGTTCATGGACCAGATGACCACGGGCGCCTCGAACGACTTCGAACGGGCGACCGCTATCGCGCGCGATATCGTCACCCGCTACGGCATGGACCAGGACCTGGGCCCCATGGTCTACGCGGAAAACGAAGGCGAAGTCTTCCTGGGGCGCAGCGTCACCAAGACGACGCACGTGTCCGAAGCCACCATGCAGAAGGTGGACTCGTCGATCCGCCGTATCATCGACGAGCAGTACGACGTGGCGCGCAAGATCCTGGAGGGCAATCGCGACAAGGTGGAAGCCATGGCGGCCGCCCTGCTCGAATGGGAAACCATCGATTCCGACCAGATCGAGGACATCATCTCCGGCCGGCCGCCGCGCCCGCCCAAGACCCCGCAGGGTCCGTCCGATACCGCCGACAGTCCGCCCAGCGGCCTGGCGCCCGGCGGCAACAGCACCGCGCCCGCGGTCTGA
- a CDS encoding GNAT family N-acetyltransferase, protein MLELVRIDPDRTTTPDTWTNPAEGGLVVGLARTADEIEEIQRLRFRVFTEDMGAVFPDAHDGIDQDRFDAWCEHVMVRELHTGRVVGTYRLLTPENARAAGGYYSESEFDLSGLGPVRERLVEAGRSCTHPDYRNGAVIMLLWSGVAEVMRRGGYDYLLGCASVSLRDDGVTAAEVWRAVSGHLGDITLPRVRPLHRYPLEKLNSTTLPARVPPLIKGYLKLGARICGEPAWDPDFNAADFPVLLEMKRMDERYRRHFGLPSLAEETEVAAPAQATGRPVRKAA, encoded by the coding sequence ATGCTTGAACTAGTCCGCATCGACCCCGATCGCACCACCACGCCGGATACGTGGACCAATCCCGCCGAAGGCGGCCTCGTTGTCGGCCTGGCGCGAACCGCGGACGAGATCGAGGAAATCCAGCGCCTGCGCTTCCGTGTGTTCACGGAAGACATGGGCGCCGTGTTCCCCGACGCCCACGACGGCATAGACCAGGATCGCTTCGACGCCTGGTGCGAGCACGTCATGGTGCGCGAGCTGCACACCGGCCGTGTCGTCGGCACCTATCGCCTGCTGACGCCGGAAAACGCCCGCGCGGCCGGCGGCTATTACTCCGAGTCGGAATTCGACCTGTCGGGCCTGGGCCCGGTGCGCGAACGGCTCGTCGAAGCCGGCCGCTCGTGCACGCATCCCGACTACCGCAACGGCGCGGTGATCATGCTGCTGTGGTCGGGCGTCGCCGAAGTCATGCGGCGCGGCGGCTACGACTATCTGCTGGGCTGCGCCAGCGTCAGCCTGCGCGATGACGGCGTCACCGCGGCGGAGGTCTGGCGCGCGGTATCCGGCCATCTGGGCGACATCACGCTGCCTCGCGTGCGGCCGCTGCACCGCTATCCGCTGGAAAAGCTCAACAGCACCACGCTGCCGGCCCGCGTGCCGCCGCTGATCAAGGGTTACCTGAAGCTGGGCGCCAGGATCTGCGGCGAACCCGCCTGGGATCCTGACTTCAATGCGGCGGACTTTCCGGTGCTGCTGGAAATGAAGCGCATGGACGAACGGTATCGCCGCCACTTCGGCCTGCCGTCGCTGGCGGAGGAAACGGAAGTCGCCGCGCCGGCGCAAGCCACCGGCCGCCCGGTACGCAAGGCGGCATGA
- the ppx gene encoding exopolyphosphatase, with protein sequence MDHLLAAVDLGSNSFRLSIGRVVQQEGAAQIYQIDRLKETVRLAAGLDADKRLSRDAVERAIEVLERFGERLRSFHPSRVRAVATNTFRVARNTGEFLPRAEAALGFPIEVIAGREEARLIFSGVVHTLPPSPNKRLVIDIGGGSTEVIIGKAYEPGLMSSLYMGCVSYSRQFFRDGVVDAHQMKLAELAARREAEVIAKQYRKMGWKEAYGSSGTAKALYAILTECGFSDRGITRAGLNKLKDRIVRSGRVIPSELPGIKVERADVLPGGLAIMSALFDELNIDVMHTGDGALRLGVLYDLLGRDDQHDKRDESVRQFMKRYHIDVNQAARVRRAALTLFQEAGIQDSSERRELAHALGWAADLHEIGLSIAHNDYHKHSAYVLGNADMPGFSRDDQRLLALLALGHHGKLAKLEPLVRNREEWLTILCLRLAVLLFRRREDLDTLPLTISVRGDSIVIRVRQEWLADHPLSDFTLRAEESEWRKVGFSFELLEF encoded by the coding sequence ATGGATCATCTACTGGCCGCCGTCGACCTGGGTTCAAACAGCTTCCGCCTCTCCATAGGACGCGTCGTCCAGCAGGAAGGCGCGGCACAGATCTACCAGATCGACCGGCTGAAGGAAACGGTGCGGCTGGCCGCCGGCCTGGATGCCGACAAACGCCTGTCGCGCGATGCCGTGGAGCGCGCCATCGAAGTGCTGGAGCGCTTTGGCGAAAGACTGCGCAGCTTCCATCCCAGCCGGGTGCGGGCGGTCGCCACCAACACCTTCCGCGTGGCCCGCAATACGGGGGAATTCCTGCCCCGCGCCGAAGCGGCACTGGGTTTTCCCATCGAAGTCATCGCCGGCCGGGAAGAAGCGCGCCTGATTTTCTCCGGCGTGGTCCACACCCTGCCCCCCTCGCCCAACAAGCGCCTGGTGATCGACATCGGCGGCGGATCCACCGAAGTCATCATCGGCAAGGCCTACGAACCCGGCCTGATGTCCTCGCTGTACATGGGCTGCGTGAGCTACAGCCGCCAGTTCTTCCGCGACGGCGTCGTCGATGCCCATCAGATGAAATTGGCCGAACTGGCCGCCCGCCGCGAAGCCGAAGTCATCGCCAAGCAGTACCGCAAGATGGGCTGGAAAGAAGCCTACGGCTCCTCCGGCACGGCCAAGGCCTTGTACGCCATCCTGACCGAATGCGGCTTCTCCGACCGGGGCATCACGCGTGCCGGGCTGAACAAGCTCAAGGACCGCATCGTCCGTTCTGGCCGCGTCATCCCGTCGGAACTGCCTGGCATCAAGGTCGAACGCGCCGACGTGCTGCCCGGCGGGCTCGCCATCATGAGCGCCCTGTTCGACGAACTGAACATCGACGTCATGCACACCGGCGATGGCGCCCTGCGCCTGGGGGTGCTGTACGACCTGCTGGGCCGCGACGACCAGCACGACAAGCGCGACGAATCGGTGCGGCAGTTCATGAAGCGCTACCACATCGACGTCAACCAGGCCGCGCGCGTCCGCCGCGCCGCGCTGACCCTGTTCCAGGAAGCCGGCATTCAAGACAGCTCCGAACGCCGCGAACTGGCGCACGCCCTGGGCTGGGCCGCCGACCTGCACGAGATCGGCCTGTCGATCGCGCACAACGACTATCACAAGCATTCCGCCTATGTGCTGGGCAACGCCGACATGCCCGGCTTTTCGCGCGACGACCAGCGCCTGCTGGCCCTGCTGGCGCTGGGGCATCATGGCAAGCTCGCCAAGCTGGAACCGCTGGTGCGCAACCGGGAAGAATGGCTGACCATCCTGTGCCTGCGGCTGGCGGTGCTGCTGTTCCGCCGGCGCGAAGACCTGGACACCCTGCCGCTGACCATTTCGGTGCGCGGCGACTCGATCGTGATACGGGTGCGGCAAGAATGGCTGGCGGATCACCCGCTCAGCGACTTCACCTTGCGCGCCGAAGAATCGGAATGGCGCAAGGTGGGATTTTCCTTCGAATTGCTGGAGTTCTGA
- the glmM gene encoding phosphoglucosamine mutase: MSTRKYFGTDGVRGEVGGPVINAEFALRLGYAAGKVLARDTRAGSRPKVLIGKDTRISGYMLESALEAGFSAAGIDVLLAGPLPTPAIAYLTRVLRQTAGIVISASHNPYHDNGIKFFSGRGMKLPDDTEAAIEAALDEPLGCVSSEALGRARRLDDAAGRYIEFCKSTFPNDLDLNGLSLVVDAAHGAAYHIAPHVFRELGADVHAVGVQPDGFNINKGVGALYPEALAAEVRSRGAHLGIALDGDADRLQMVDASGRIYNGDELLYAIIKERMQRGAVAGAVGTLMTNYGLERRLEQVGVGFHRADVGDRYVLEQMQARGWLYGGESSGHLICLDCHTTGDGIIAALQVLTALRRNDSTLADWIGDLRMYPQQMINVPLTPGQDWKSHPGLQAAQRECEAQLSGRGRVLIRASGTEPKLRLMVEAEEPSLAMSCAQSLAASLSSA; the protein is encoded by the coding sequence ATGAGTACACGTAAATACTTCGGCACGGATGGCGTGCGGGGCGAGGTCGGCGGTCCCGTCATCAATGCGGAGTTCGCCTTGCGGCTGGGGTATGCGGCAGGCAAGGTGCTGGCCCGCGACACGCGCGCCGGCAGCCGTCCCAAGGTATTGATCGGCAAGGACACCCGGATCTCCGGCTATATGCTGGAATCGGCCCTGGAGGCCGGTTTTTCCGCGGCGGGCATCGACGTGCTGCTGGCGGGTCCGCTGCCCACGCCCGCCATTGCCTACCTCACGCGCGTGTTGCGGCAGACCGCAGGCATCGTCATCAGCGCGTCGCACAATCCTTATCACGACAACGGCATCAAGTTCTTTTCGGGCCGCGGCATGAAGCTGCCCGACGACACGGAAGCCGCCATCGAGGCCGCCCTGGACGAACCGCTGGGTTGCGTCAGTTCGGAAGCGCTGGGGCGCGCGCGCCGGCTGGATGACGCCGCCGGACGCTACATCGAGTTCTGCAAAAGCACCTTCCCCAACGACCTGGACCTGAACGGCTTGAGCCTGGTGGTGGACGCGGCGCATGGCGCCGCGTATCACATCGCTCCCCACGTGTTCCGGGAACTGGGTGCCGACGTGCACGCGGTCGGTGTCCAGCCGGACGGCTTCAATATCAACAAGGGCGTCGGCGCCCTGTACCCCGAAGCCCTGGCGGCGGAAGTGCGCTCGCGCGGCGCGCACCTGGGCATCGCGCTGGACGGCGACGCGGATCGCCTGCAGATGGTCGACGCCAGCGGCCGCATCTACAACGGCGACGAATTGCTCTACGCCATCATCAAGGAACGCATGCAGCGTGGCGCCGTGGCCGGCGCCGTCGGCACGCTGATGACCAACTACGGGCTGGAACGCCGCCTGGAACAGGTGGGCGTCGGATTCCATCGCGCCGACGTGGGCGACCGCTACGTCCTGGAGCAGATGCAGGCGCGTGGCTGGCTGTACGGCGGCGAAAGCTCCGGTCACCTGATCTGCCTGGATTGCCACACCACGGGCGACGGCATCATCGCCGCCCTGCAGGTCCTGACCGCGTTGCGCCGTAACGACAGCACGCTGGCGGACTGGATCGGCGATCTTCGCATGTACCCCCAGCAGATGATCAACGTTCCTTTGACGCCCGGCCAGGACTGGAAGTCGCATCCGGGACTGCAGGCGGCGCAGCGCGAGTGCGAAGCGCAACTATCCGGACGCGGCCGCGTGCTGATCCGTGCGTCCGGCACCGAACCCAAATTGCGCCTGATGGTCGAAGCGGAAGAGCCATCGCTCGCCATGTCATGCGCCCAGAGCCTGGCTGCCAGCCTGTCGTCAGCTTAG
- the pstS gene encoding phosphate ABC transporter substrate-binding protein PstS → MRVFKQISLGVALSAAVFAVQAADITGAGASFPYPVYAKWASDYKAATGTAVNYQSIGSGGGQQQIIAKTVDFGASDDPMGGADLDKNGLLQFPAVIGGTVAVVNIDGVQAGQLKLSGPVLADIFQGKIKKWNDAQITAMNPDVKLPSADIIVVHRSDGSGTTFGWTNYLSKVSADWKSQVGEGKAVKWPVGQGGKGNEGVSAYVGQLKNSIGYVEYAYAKQNKLAWTQLKNEAGKFVQPEQSAFAAAAANADWKSAPGMGVVLTNEPGEKSWPVTSATFILVHKVQDKPAQGEAVLKFFDWAFKNGQQSAAALDYVPLPDAVTTQIRASWSQIKAADGKAVWK, encoded by the coding sequence ATGCGTGTGTTCAAGCAGATCTCCCTGGGCGTCGCCCTGAGCGCTGCGGTTTTCGCCGTGCAGGCCGCGGACATCACCGGTGCTGGCGCCTCCTTCCCGTACCCCGTCTACGCCAAGTGGGCGTCGGACTACAAGGCGGCCACGGGCACCGCGGTGAACTATCAATCCATCGGCTCGGGCGGCGGCCAGCAGCAGATCATCGCCAAGACCGTGGACTTCGGCGCGTCGGATGATCCGATGGGCGGCGCGGATCTGGACAAGAACGGCCTGCTGCAATTCCCGGCCGTGATCGGCGGCACCGTCGCCGTGGTGAACATCGACGGCGTCCAGGCTGGCCAACTGAAGCTGTCCGGCCCGGTGCTGGCCGACATCTTCCAGGGCAAGATCAAGAAGTGGAACGACGCCCAGATCACGGCGATGAACCCCGACGTCAAGCTGCCGTCGGCCGACATCATCGTGGTGCACCGTTCGGACGGCTCGGGCACGACCTTCGGCTGGACCAACTACCTGTCCAAGGTGTCGGCCGACTGGAAGTCGCAAGTCGGTGAAGGCAAGGCCGTCAAGTGGCCCGTGGGCCAGGGCGGCAAGGGCAACGAAGGCGTGTCCGCCTACGTCGGCCAGCTGAAGAACTCGATCGGCTACGTCGAATACGCCTACGCCAAGCAGAACAAGCTGGCCTGGACGCAGCTGAAGAACGAAGCCGGCAAGTTCGTGCAGCCGGAACAGTCCGCCTTCGCCGCCGCCGCCGCCAACGCCGACTGGAAGAGCGCGCCCGGCATGGGCGTGGTTCTGACCAACGAGCCGGGCGAAAAGTCCTGGCCCGTGACGTCGGCCACCTTCATCCTGGTGCACAAGGTCCAGGACAAGCCCGCCCAGGGCGAGGCCGTGTTGAAGTTCTTCGACTGGGCCTTCAAGAACGGCCAGCAGTCCGCCGCCGCGCTGGACTACGTGCCCCTGCCTGACGCCGTGACGACGCAGATCCGCGCGTCCTGGAGCCAGATCAAGGCTGCCGACGGCAAGGCTGTCTGGAAGTAA